In a genomic window of Anopheles moucheti unplaced genomic scaffold, idAnoMoucSN_F20_07 putative_Y_4, whole genome shotgun sequence:
- the LOC128309276 gene encoding uncharacterized protein LOC128309276, with amino-acid sequence MEIKNSGELSALFEDPLRGIEWLQGKGLLKREQSCPKCSGAMKLKKVTAGDRVKWLCRRKACAATCSIRTASIFYDAKSSLATLTRLFYEWAAKSPVSRAMSETGLSRCAVLEWFRLLRDFLFDFEFDRTSRQIGGAGMTVEVDETKVVRRKYNIGRISSANKEWLVGGICRETGEIFLERVEARTQAVLHELIQRHVAPGTRILSDCWAGYNGLTGLGYDHATVNHSYNFVDPLQGDVHTQRIENVWRWLKHFLKQKGTNIQGSLEGYFAEYMFRKEHENDSADVWPRTHQDPHEQQDNHHHPVRIISAIG; translated from the exons atggaaataaaaaacagtgGTGAACTAAGTGCGCTGTTTGAGGATCCACTGCGAGGGATCGAGTGGCTGCAGGGCAAGGGGCTCCTGAAGCGCGAGCAATCGTGCCCGAAGTGCAGTGGAGCCATGAAGCTTAAAAAAGTGACCGCCGGTGACCGGGTGAAGTGGCTGTGCCGCCGTAAGGCGTGTGCGGCTACCTGCAGTATCCGGACTGCATCCATTTTCTACGACGCGAAAAGTAGCTTGGCTACTTTGACGCGTTTGTTTTACGAGTGGGCGGCAAAGTCGCCCGTGAGTCGCGCGATGAGCGAGACCGGGCTGAGCCGCTGCGCGGTCCTGGAGTGGTTCAGGCTGCTCCGCGATTTCTTGTTCGATTTTGAGTTTGATCGAACATCACGACAAATCGGCGGAGCAGGGATGACCGTCGAGGTAGACGAGACGAAGGTCGTCCGCCGCAAATATAACATCGGCCGGATCAGCAGCGCCAACAAGGAGTGGTTGGTTGGCGGTATTTGCCGGGAAACCGGCGAAATTTTCCTGGAGCGTGTGGAGGCCCGGACCCAGGCTGTGCTCCACGAGCTGATCCAACGGCACGTGGCACCTGGAACGCGGATCCTGTCCGACTGCTGGGCGGGTTACAACGGACTCACCGGGTTGGGATACGATCACGCCACCGTCAACCATTCATACAATTTCGTGGATCCGCTCCAGGGTGATGTACACACCCAACGAATTGAGAATGTGTGGCGGTGGCTGAAACACTTCCTAAAGCAGAAGGGCACCAACATTCAAGGATCGTTGGAGGGCTACTTTGCGGAGTACATGTTCCGCAAAGAGCACGAGAACGAT TCGGCTGACGTCTGGCCACGTACCCACCAGGATCCACACGAACAGCAGGACAATCACCATCATCCG GTACGGATCATATCCGCGATCGGTTGA